CCCAGCCTTTTCTCAAAAGGGAGGCAGTCCCACCATTTCATCTTTTTGATTACACCCTAACACTAGAATCTGTGCTCGGTTCCCTGTGGTCACTTCTGACTCTGCACGCTGTGCTCCAGGAGGTTTTAGCAGATTGAAGACGCGGTCGCACTGATGCGGGTTTTTGCTCTGTGCCCTTCCCAGGCCCCGCTGTCCCACGGCCCCCCGTTCCGCCACAGTCACCCGATGCCAGCGCTGCCCACTCTGATCCGCAGGTGCTGCAGAAACTGGAGCGAGTGCTGAGCGGGCTGGATGCGATCAACGCCAAGCTGGACTTGCTGGCCATTAGGCAGGGGAAATGCGGGCGAGATTCCCATCCTTTGTCCTGAGCCAGGCGGTGGGAGCGGATAATGCGATCCGCAGGAGGAAATGACTGGCAGGAAGGAAAGCTTCAAGTCGGCCTGGGTGGAAGAAGGCAGAGCACGGAAGCCCTCTTGTATGGTATTTTTGATTTAGTTTTTGGCCAAATGCCGACGTGCTCGTGATGCCAGTAAATTCACCTGCCCATAATTGTTGTGTGTTCCTTTGTTTACAGCAGCAGTAAATCCTCTGTCAATGCAGCCGTGGGCTACAAGGGGACTGGGAGGGGGAATTCTATTGGTGGGTGGGTGTTGATTGCCAGGAAGGTTTTGCTAGATTTCAGATGCACAATTCACTGGCTACAAGAGTTAACAATCAGAGAGgtttgagcccaaggtcaacacTGGGTGCAAACAGGACCTGAGAGGCTAGTTATGTGCACTTTTAGTAGTCCTATAACAGCCAGATAAAACTTGAcaggctattaaaaaaaaaaagaaacctaaaTGATCAAGATAGTTCCTAAGGCTCTGATTTGCCTTACCtcttccctgctttctgttcttgtATCTGGCACTCCCTTTCCTAACACTCTTCCCAACCAACCACCTCCCTGGCCCTGAACAGAGTGCCAAATGACCAACAGGACAATCTTAAATAAAGTTACGCCCTTCCGAAGCCACAAACTTTACAGTGGAGTTTAAGACTGCATGTAAAGGAAGTCAAGGAGTGTTCTAAATTGAGGGAGATCACTTGCAGCACAGTGTTGTGCAGTCCTACCCACGGGGCTGGATCCAGCTGACTTTTCCCACCCAGTTCACCTCCTTATTGCCACATGACCCTAGCAATGCCTCCCCAGCACAACCTTTTTAAGGGGGTTCTTTCCTAACTGGAAAACGGGTCGGATCCTCACCAGCCATGCGGCTCAGCTTGGCGCCGTAAGCCAATTAGTAGGGGAAAGAGGTCTAACAGCGATCTCCATCCGCCCGCAGCCCAGCAAAAAAATATCCAGCTCTCTCGGATACAaagtcatggaatggaagtgatCTATTCAGATttatggatggagagagagggcCAATTAACACACAGCACAATGAAAGTGGCCAGATTCCAGAAAAGACCTTGAATCacactttgctggtcttcaaggagcccctGGACGCTAAAttggtcctgctgcttcagaccaacacggctacctacctgaatcttcTTATCTATACAAATAAagttgttgctattattattgttactattattattatccgCTCAATGTTATTTCCAAACCGCCTCAAAACAGGTTCGCAAAGCGACACCGACCATGATCTCCTGCAAACCGGTACAGGGAATAACGCACCCAGTTCTGCTCACACGCATTCCCTAAAAGCAAAAGGAAACCCTATTTGTGTTCAGTCCCGGAACTTGCTTTTCAAGTTCTGTTCAAGCACAACATTAAAAAGACGAGAGGGcctctgagcatgggcagagtgcgccgtcgcctcctccttctccccgcccgGCCACAGACCAGCAACTCACTCCTGACTCAAAGGTTCAAGAAACGCCACTTCGGACATTCCCGTCTCCCTCCGGTCACGCCCGGCTTCAGCTCGGCTCCTTTCGGAAGCTTTCGGAAGATTCCGAGACGTCCCGCAGCTTTCTTAGACGAGAGCGAACCGGTGAAAAGGAACCGCCTCTTGAGCTACACTCGGACATTTCCGTCCATCCCCGACACTGCGGgctgtttcatttcccccccccttttccttggcCGATTGTTCTCGTGTTTACTCGGCTATTTCCGCTTCCGCTCGGGCGATTCCGACTCCactcggcctccggagcggcaACCGCGGCAGAAGCCTCCGCGGGAATGGAAGGTACgcgcgagccccccccccccttcgatcCGCGCTCGTcatgggcagggagagggggcggGGCGACGGGAAGCCACGCCCTCGGATCCCCCTGAGAGCGGCGTGGCGGTTGACGTCACAGATAACAGGGGAGGTCAGGGGTCAGGGAGAGGGTGTCTGCCCCAGGTCAACCTGTTGGATCACTGCGGGGGGTTAAAGTTCAAAAGGGGTTATGATGCTGGGCTGGCGGGCGGGAGAGGACGCTGGGAGGTCCTGGGTTCGAGTCTAGCCCCAGTTCCAATTCCCCCACTTTCTTCCCCccattgcaagagcctcagcggGTGCAGGAGGTGGGCGCTCTCCCCAGAGACCCTGACCCCGAGGAGACGATCCGAAGCCTGCAAGTCCAATTGGCGGCTGCGTTGGCAGAGGTCGAAACCGTCCGGGCTGTAGCTGCTGTGAGCGAGAGCACCAAGCATGAGGCCGTGGAGGCTGTGCGGCGCCACTGCCAAGAAGAGGTGGCTTCCCTGCAGGCAATTCTGAAGGGTGAGAGAGCCGGGTGCCTATTTCGGCATACCCCTCTGCCCCCAGAAGGACATGAAAACGTGGGTCCCGTTCAGGCCCACTGGGGTGAGTGGAAGGgggacacccacacacacacagttgaacTGGCTTCGTGTACACGTCAAGACACCAATTCTTTTCCTACAGACACCATCTCTAGTTACGAGGCGCGCCTTTCCTCTCTGGAGCGTGACAGCCGGGAGAATGTGTGGAGCCGTCTCTTGCCACGGAGTAGCCCGTCAGATTCTTTGGAGAAACAGATGGAGAAGGTGACCGGGGAGCGACTGAAGACTTCTTTCTGGCAGAGAACCTCTCGGTGGGCCTCTGACTGgagtttttcctcccttccctgcaggCACAGGAAGACACGGAGCGGCTCCGGGCCATTGTGCTGCCTTTGGAGCAGGAAATCGAGGTGCTGAAGGGGAAGCTGTTCAAGGCGGAGGGGCGGGTTCGGGAGCTGCagggggagcaggtgagccggGGAGGAAACGGAAAGAGAAGACAAAGGGCCGAAGCTGCCGGGGTGGGATGAGAGTGCAATTGGAAAGGCAGGGGGCTGGGTAGGGTGGAGAGATCTCTGCTACAAGCATTTGTGTGGACTGGCATTTTGATgtggtgtgatttttttttaaagtcactgaCGTGGttgaactctggctctccagatgtccatgagccaaaggctcatgggaattgtagtccatgggcatctggagagccacagttcggccacccctgctgcaagCCAATAGAAGGTCAACGGGCGAATTAGCAGATGACACACATTTGACGGACGGGTGCCACAACAGTGGCAGGATGAATGACAGTCTTAAGTGATGGCTGCTAGTCTGGGGAAATCCGGTTGGATGAATCATTTGGGGAAACCAGTTTTTGCGTTGCCAATTAGAAGTTCACCACATCGTTTGGGGGGATTCTCTTAGGCTCTCGACAACATAGGGCTGGGCCAACAGGTTTCCAGCCGTAGTCACACCCCGTCCCAGGCTGCTTTGGCATTTTTAGAATTCCTGCAATGATCTCGTCTCCATCCATGGCTTAATTGTTGCCAGGTCAGCCATTATAGCTCATTAGAAACCCTGCTCACCGACACGGGACCCCCTGCTGGACCAGGAGATGACCACAGTTCCTCCGAAGACGGAGGGGTGGCGGAGAAATTTGCCTCGGGCTTCGACAGTGTCTCCATTGCCTCTGCGCCCCTGCTGGTGCCGAGCCCTGGGCCTCTGGTCCGGCTTAGGCGCTCTCCCAGCCCAGAGACGGCATCAATTGCTTCCTCCACTGCAACCCTGGTGCCAGAGACCATCTACCTACCGCCTCCTGGGTACCAGCTGGTGCCGGACTCAGAATGGACGCAACTTCACCACAAGGTGAGTGTGTATGTTCAGAGTTGAACGTGCAGGAGACTAGAAAGCTGTACAGGCTTTGGGGTGCAGACAAACATCCTCCCCCCGCCCACTTTGTGGTCTTTCGGTTGTAGCACGCCGGCTTGGTgtcgtagttaggagtgcggactttgaaTCTGGcgggctgggttcgattctgtgctcctccacatacagccagctgggtgaccctgggcttatCACGGcactgatagtgttgttctcacagaacagtttctctcagagctttctcagccccacctccctcccagggtgtctgttgtggggagaggcagggaagattgtaagccgctttgagactccttcgggtagagaagaaccaactcttcctctgctGGTCCGTTCTCCTGTGTAAAAAGAGCGCCAATGTTTTCATTGCCCCACAAGCTGCAAAAAGCTGCCCTCTCCCTAGGCCATCCTGCTGCTGCAAGCATTCCCATGACCCCCAGAGGGATCCTGTGCCAttcgggttgggggggggggagtccaaagAAGAACACTCAAAACACACCTAATCAGACCGTTGGTCTATTGAGGTCAGCATGGTCTGTTCAGATTGGCTGCGGCTTTCCTGGTTCTCAGGTGCAGGTCTTTCACCTCATGTCATTACGTGATTGTTTTTGGACTGTAGATGCCGggagcctcctgcttgcaaaagcaTAAGGTCTTCTAAGCCCAAGgataagagaagaagagctgagtgttTTTTACCTCGCTTTTTCACTAACCGAACGACActtaaagtgacttacaatcaccttcccttcctctccccacgactgGTACCccgggaggtaggtgggggcccagagagctctgagagaactgctcacagctctaagagaactgtgactgaccccaagtcacccagctgcctgcgtacggaggaggagcggggaatgaaactcagttctccagatcggAGGCCGCCGCTCTTGCCCGCTCCAGAAGCTGGGGCACGGTCAGCGTGGGTCGCCCAACTTCCCTCGCTGACCCTTATTGCGGCCCTGATCCCTCCCCCTCGAGGTGCGGAAGCAGAAGGAGGCTCTCGAAAGGCTGTCCCAGGAAAAGACCAACCTGGAGGAGGTTCTGCAGCGGAGCAGCAAGGAGTGCAGCAAGCTGGTATGTGTGGGCCACCTGCTGCTCTGGGGTGGGCGAGGGGAGGCTGCTGAAACCCACCCTGGAGCCACGCCCTGACCTCACCGTCCCCCGTGACTTCTCGGCTCTTCCTTGCCACAGGTTGAGGTCCTTGGTGCTCAGGTCCACAACTCCGAGGAGCTTCTGCGGAGCCTCCAGAACTCAGTGAGCAGGAGCCAGCAGCAGACTCAGGAGCAGCTGGTGAGCGCAGTCGGTGggccgggatggggaagggggagggggctggagaagGCAGGGCGGCAACCGGAGGGCGCAGCAGAACTGAGGCTTGGAAGGGAGGAAGTTGAGAGTGTTGGCTGGGAGCTGGTTTGCGTTCAAGCTctcttgctgccccccccccccacgaaatccatcaaggcattctgctcctgggcctgtttgtattattactgtCGAATGTTcttctgttaccctgttatcatcAGCTAGCATTATTAATGTTATCGTTATTTATATGTATCGTTCTTTGTATActtctcagttccatgtaaaccgccctgagccttcgggaagggcagtatataaatgtgaatgaatgaatgaatgaagccctCCCTCTACTCCTCCTGTGGAAGTCCCTGGAAAAACTGCTGGGTCGGCCTGAGGTCATGAATCCCCTTGTCTCTGCGCTAGTCCAGAGGCATGCTGCTGTTCCTCCAGCACAGCACAGGCCTTTCACTCTTGGCTAGATTTAGCATTGCTTGGGATTGCCTGGGTGGGaagcacatgcccacccagggacccatCATCGGGACCCCCtgcaaggcccatcattggccattttaggaggggtgggtgggccgACAAGACCAAAGAGGGTCCCTCGCACCCGAgaaaatgcttaacacatttacagaatatattaaaaattaattaactcccacccattccgggaagacaccccaaggtttcatgaaaccctggctgagaaagcctgccacacTGGCTCCCACAGGCAAGCAAAATGCACAACCGGAACTTCCCGCCAGAACCGAGAGCTGCTGTTGTCCGTGGCTACGGCGCGGCTCTGTTCCTCGACATCTCTGTGGTGCGAGGCCTCTGTGCCTCGAAAGGCAGAGCATCAACCTACCCGAGGGACTCTGATCCTTTTTGCCTCCGAGGGTTCTGatacccctctcctcctccccccccccaggctgaccTGGCCTCATCCCACAAGCGCCTGAGCTACGAAATGCATCGCCTTGGCTCGGAAAACGAGGGGATGCCCACAGCCCCTGTCCCAGGGATGGACGTGAAGATCCAGCGCTCGGCCAGCCCCCTCCAGGTGACACCGACCGGTCTTCCCCTCCCACTGGGGCGAAGAGGTGGGATTTCCATGTGGGAGGGCTGAGAACCCGCACGTCACAGACAGGGCTCTTTCCCTCGCTCGGCCAGGACTTGCAGGTCATGGTGAGCCAGCAGAGGCTGGAGGCCGAATCGCAGCTGCGGTGCGCGGAGCACCAGGCCGAACGGCTGCGGATAGAGATCATGTCCCTGCGGGAGAAGGTGGACCAGGAGGTCGTGGCCAGGTCGGGACTGCAGGGGGAGctagagagagagcgagaggaaAAAGGTAGGCGGGGAGAGAGGCCCCAGAGACGATCATAGAGGTTGGGGGCGTGCCCAGCAGGAGCAGTGGGTCTCCGACACGGTACCCGTGGGCGCCCTCTGACACCTTGCATGACACCCGTGAAGTAGTCAGGGCCACATGGGCCacaggagatctgattggctgtgtagattttttcaaaaaatgaaagaaaagttgAGCAGCAGGCTGCGATCACAGGACCCGGAATCTCCACGGGGAGCCTGTGCATCCTcaagaaaatatttattaaataattatGATGTTCGCTTTGAACAAGCATCCAGGCATGCAAAACTTCTGCCTGAGACGTTCAAAGAGTCCCTATTTGGGCTATGCCTCGCCATACTCCCGTATAGTAAATAAACCAAAGGACAGTGTCTTAGAATACAAGAGCACTGAATGTAGCCTGGCAAGTAGATAGGCAAGGAGTCTTTAAATATCATTTCTTGAATGAATCCCAGCGCCTGTGAGCAAGCTTTGCAGAGCTGCTGTTGGAATCATTCTGGCTGCAGAAATATTCTGCTAGAGTAAAAGACCCCATTGCATGGATTTTCAATCCTGGAAGCCCTCGAGAAAGGGTTGTGTGGTGAAATGCGTTGGGAACCATTCAAGATGACGGCTCATTCAAGAAAGGATATGTGAAGATTGAAGACTCTCTGCCTATCTACACACCACACTACATTCAGCAGACTTGTATAGGTGTCCCAGGGCCCTTTGGTTTAATTACTATTCTGTATTTTTCACTGGGTCTCTCCCTTCTGCTTCTGTAATTGTTTAGCTTCACTTctagacattttgtggctggctttccTTCTGGCAGtcctttattttttgggggggttgactCCACCAGCCTGTGTCACAGTTTAGAGGGTGCCCAgaagctcagaaaggttgggggaccccTGAACTGGAGGGACTGGAAACTGGAAGTGCTGCAGCTCAGAAACCCAGTAACCTTGCTTTGACGCTACAGTAGAATCCAGCAACGTCCGGTATCTTTCCCCTGCGATGCAAGTgattttttctcttctctttttttttctccttcctgccctccttctgGCTGGAAGAACTCTTGCAAGGTAGGCTATTTGGGCTTGTTCTTAAGACGGAGATGCCTGCATGCCTCTGAAGAGTTGGGTGTAGGGCAGCTCCCCCAAGGGATTtaacttcctcttctccctccccacccccagcctcttTTAACAGCATCaggagtgaaatggaaagaatgcAGCAAGGACGGGATGAGGGGAAGGAAAACCAGGTAAGGGGACTGGTCATCCTTTTCGAAAGGGAGGCGGCTTCGGGAAAATGTTCTGTTTTAGTGTTTTTCAGACCTAAGATTCTGTTTGTATATTTGAACTATCGTgatccgccctgagcctccgaggaAGGGCGGGATACTAATAGAATGGTAAAGaaagatgtttgcctggcctcagccctggctgcagcccggtggaatgagttgccagccttGACAGAGGAACCTCCAGGGTTTTCTAAGTCTAATCCCCtactgaatgcaggaaattcaccacctGCTCACACACAGTGAATCCAATTCCATGCCCGAATGACCTCCCCCCCttagaaaaaaaagaggaaggatcgatccctggccagtcaggcctggaggaagttcaccttctgatcccaaagtggcagtcagcatctccctgggcatgccagaaaaggccacaagagccaagctcagacacaatcccttctgcccacccactcacaatctgcctatggcTTTCCTGCTCTTTCCCGATGCTGTTTAAGTAAAGCCAGACATTAGGTGTTAGTAGACTTATTTTCCTTCTTTTACTGCAGGGCCAGACAGACACATCTCCCAAGAAAGAAGCCAGCAGCGCCCAGGATGGAAATCAGCTTTAgagggaaggtgggggagggtcCCCCCCATCATCTCCATGGGAACCTCAGGGAAAGCAGTATGAGTTGTACACCAAAGCAGGGAAGGGGGGTCATCTCTGTCTTCCAGAGTTTGTCCAGGACTGGCTGGAACATTTCTTTTCCCTTCTCCCGATCCCTTACTCACTGGAGTCTCCGGAATGCAATAAAGGTTTTTTTGTATTTCCCTTTGGTCTCTGTCTCATTTCTTTAAGCGAGTGGATGGGTCTATATGGTAGCAGTGTTTTCTTGAGAAAATTGTAACTGAGTCTCAAGTACCCTTCAGGACTAACCATGCTTATTGGAACATCAGCTCTTGTTGGCAGAGCCCTCTTTGGTAGacgcaggatataaattaaaggataacaacaactttctccatgagaactgatgtctgtaggctctggagatgaactgtaatcacTATTATTATCACGGCTAGGTTGATCTATATCCCGCCCCTCACAGCATATCGAGGATCCCTGGgtccacctggaggcaggcatccctaagcaggagggacctcagcagtcccctctccaaagcagaccttttctccagggaaactgacctctctCGTCCGGAGACGAGCtacaattccagaggatccctaatatttaaatgcaattcattcattcattcattcattcattcattcattcattcattcattcattcattcattcattcgcttTATAAACcgccctgccagcaagctggctcgggaAGGAGGTGCAGAACAATCACAAGAAATACAACAAAAAGtaattggattaaaaaaaaaaacaggggagcTCAAAGGCGAAAGCTCGGGAGACGAcgattcctctttctcttcctagaGAGGAGCGGGAACCATAAAGACGGAGGGCTAGAGCGCCGGGAGTTAGGAAGGAAGACGGCGGGGAGAGAAGGCGCTCGCGAGAGCCAGCGGATATTATTCTCGGTGCGCGAGCCGGGCGTCACGTGGCTTCCGGGAGCTGCTAAGATGGCGAGCTGCGCGCTGCTGGTGGCGCGAGGCGTCGTCTTCGGCGGAAtcggtgggtgggagggagggaaacggggggcctcccccacccccatccccatcccccctAGTCCCCCCACTCCGCCCGGCGCGTGACCTTCGTGCCCCCCGGCTCCCCTTCTGTGGGTCCCCGCTCAGAGGGCGCCCGCAATGCCCGCGTTGGCGGATGCCCTTGCGGGGCATTTTGGAAGCAGCCGATCCTGTTGCTCCCAGGGagacccagctgcaaaagcacatgaaCCAATGTGCGCAGAACACGCCCAGCATTGAGAAGCGGAGCCAGGGCGCTCCCCTCGCTTTGTTCCcccctctgtgtttgtgtgtgtttgtgtgtgggggggaggtggcttTGCATGCTGTGCCGCCTCGAGGCGATCCTCCCTTGCAGGCGCCTATTCCTTGCCCATCCGAGGGTGCCGTTTGCTGCTTCTAGAGATGGAGGCTCCCCTTTGGTCGTTCTGCTCAGTAGCCGCTAACGGGCCTATTCTTCAAGCATTGGCCTGGGCTTTTCGGCATCGCTGTTTCTTGGGGTAGCACATTCCACTGTGGGAATTGTTGAGTAAAGGAGGCTTTAGTTTTGCCTGCCCCACCTCTACTACCCATCAACTTGATTAGGTGTTCCAACTCCCAGTCCCCTCGGCTGCCGTCTTCCGCGCCTTTTCTCCAGTTCTGCAGTATTCTGTTAACGATACAGCAGCCTAAACTGTcttaatgtgtgtgtatgttcagAGTAATAGAGAACTGATGGCGTTGTGAAAATATAAAAGGCCTTAACAGAATTCTCATGTGGAATTCAGAAATTTCTGCCCTCCTCCC
The Paroedura picta isolate Pp20150507F chromosome 16, Ppicta_v3.0, whole genome shotgun sequence genome window above contains:
- the RABEP2 gene encoding rab GTPase-binding effector protein 2 isoform X1; protein product: MEEPQRVQEVGALPRDPDPEETIRSLQVQLAAALAEVETVRAVAAVSESTKHEAVEAVRRHCQEEVASLQAILKDTISSYEARLSSLERDSRENVWSRLLPRSSPSDSLEKQMEKAQEDTERLRAIVLPLEQEIEVLKGKLFKAEGRVRELQGEQVSHYSSLETLLTDTGPPAGPGDDHSSSEDGGVAEKFASGFDSVSIASAPLLVPSPGPLVRLRRSPSPETASIASSTATLVPETIYLPPPGYQLVPDSEWTQLHHKVRKQKEALERLSQEKTNLEEVLQRSSKECSKLVEVLGAQVHNSEELLRSLQNSVSRSQQQTQEQLADLASSHKRLSYEMHRLGSENEGMPTAPVPGMDVKIQRSASPLQDLQVMVSQQRLEAESQLRCAEHQAERLRIEIMSLREKVDQEVVARSGLQGELEREREEKELLQASFNSIRSEMERMQQGRDEGKENQGQTDTSPKKEASSAQDGNQL
- the RABEP2 gene encoding rab GTPase-binding effector protein 2 isoform X2; the encoded protein is MEEPQRVQEVGALPRDPDPEETIRSLQVQLAAALAEVETVRAVAAVSESTKHEAVEAVRRHCQEEVASLQAILKDTISSYEARLSSLERDSRENVWSRLLPRSSPSDSLEKQMEKAQEDTERLRAIVLPLEQEIEVLKGKLFKAEGRVRELQGEQVSHYSSLETLLTDTGPPAGPGDDHSSSEDGGVAEKFASGFDSVSIASAPLLVPSPGPLVRLRRSPSPETASIASSTATLVPETIYLPPPGYQLVPDSEWTQLHHKVRKQKEALERLSQEKTNLEEVLQRSSKECSKLVEVLGAQVHNSEELLRSLQNSVSRSQQQTQEQLADLASSHKRLSYEMHRLGSENEGMPTAPVPGMDVKIQRSASPLQDLQVMVSQQRLEAESQLRCAEHQAERLRIEIMSLREKVDQEVVARSGLQGELEREREEKASFNSIRSEMERMQQGRDEGKENQGQTDTSPKKEASSAQDGNQL